Proteins from a single region of Synergistaceae bacterium:
- a CDS encoding cytidylate kinase-like family protein — protein sequence MNKIITIGREFGSGGREVGRKLAEILKVAYYDREIISEIAKRTSLSEKYVQNVAEHRPVIPFPIHTGRTFWAVIPDYNQSVQQEQHNIIREMASKSDCIIVGRGADYILRELNPFRLFIYSDMNSKIKRCQANKSSDYEKGAGMSENELAKRIEQINKSRADYYEFYTGQKWGDKANYDICINTGNIEPAKIAEFVAKIC from the coding sequence ATGAACAAGATAATCACGATTGGGCGCGAGTTCGGCAGCGGTGGTCGTGAAGTTGGCCGCAAACTTGCCGAGATTCTCAAAGTTGCATATTACGACCGCGAAATTATATCGGAAATAGCAAAGCGCACGTCTCTATCAGAGAAATACGTTCAAAATGTCGCGGAACATAGACCCGTTATCCCGTTTCCGATTCATACGGGGCGGACTTTCTGGGCGGTAATTCCGGATTATAATCAATCTGTGCAGCAGGAACAGCATAATATAATCCGTGAAATGGCTTCAAAATCTGACTGCATTATCGTAGGACGAGGGGCAGATTATATTTTACGCGAGCTTAACCCGTTTAGATTATTCATTTATTCGGACATGAACAGCAAAATTAAACGGTGTCAGGCAAATAAAAGCAGTGATTACGAGAAAGGCGCAGGAATGTCAGAAAATGAGCTTGCTAAACGAATCGAGCAGATTAATAAATCACGTGCAGATTATTACGAGTTCTACACCGGACAAAAATGGGGCGATAAAGCTAATTACGATATTTGTATTAATACAGGAAATATAGAACCTGCTAAAATAGCAGAGTTTGTCGCTAAAATTTGCTAA